A DNA window from Halomicrobium mukohataei DSM 12286 contains the following coding sequences:
- a CDS encoding CopG family ribbon-helix-helix protein codes for MAVVSVSMPDELLERIDEFSEDHGYTGRSEVFREAARNLLGEFEDRKLEDRELLGVVTVLFNYETTSVEERMMHLRHEHEGLVASNFHSHVGDAFCMELFVLEGQLDEISAFVGKIRATKDTLTIDYSVTPVDGFEPTFEGA; via the coding sequence ATGGCCGTCGTTAGCGTCTCGATGCCGGACGAACTGCTCGAACGGATCGACGAGTTCTCCGAAGATCACGGGTACACCGGCCGGAGCGAGGTGTTTCGCGAGGCCGCCCGGAACCTCCTCGGCGAGTTCGAGGACCGCAAGCTCGAAGATCGCGAACTGCTCGGCGTCGTCACCGTCCTGTTCAACTACGAGACCACGAGCGTCGAAGAACGGATGATGCACCTGCGCCACGAACACGAGGGGCTGGTCGCCTCGAACTTCCACAGCCACGTCGGCGACGCCTTCTGTATGGAACTGTTCGTTCTGGAGGGGCAACTCGACGAGATCTCCGCGTTCGTGGGCAAGATCCGCGCGACCAAGGACACGCTGACCATCGACTACTCGGTGACGCCGGTCGACGGCTTCGAACCGACCTTCGAGGGCGCGTGA
- a CDS encoding PAS domain S-box protein: MSALRVLHVRPADWSGPELGDDFAVTVVHGTDGADFETANLDCAVVEAALGDDDGIDALRALRERAPSLPVVLCTAVADGTVGAAATRHGVTEYVPRDGAVRVADRVRAVVADHTSDDASAPESTGRSAAASAGISEREQRRHALTATNEALESLATLASRNDLEQTERIRQALEIGRQRLGLPLGYFTRIDGSTQRIEVTAGRSDLVSAGMSAPLSKTYCRRTIQQDGLLTIADAEQEGWSDDSAFESFGVSCYLGGTVVVDGETYGTLCFGATDPRDRSFTDAEKRLVNLLVEWVGNEIERNQRETDLRRYADIIEAVDDGVYALDDEGRFTLVNEAMTDLTGYDRETLLGSHTARIKDDGTVDRAQSILVEMLRGVRSDEETFELSIQRADGSAFPAQDHMTILRDDGSFAGTAGVIRDVTAQRARDEALEGLLETTRSLMAAQTPTEVAEIVAGAASETLGFELNLVRLYDSDDDTLVPIARAGDSADEIDRPIRDSDEGYPGEAFSTGETLVVDDLNDRAGYDSGPAASAIYLPLGEYGVCTVASTEPRAFDDSDRSIAEILASNAAAAFERVDREQELLRYETAVENVNDMLYVLDEEGRFQLVTQPLATYLGFDRSELLGARPEIVLDDATIDRFEAEIGSLRRGDADHADVQTELSTADGNDRPVEIEISLISGEGAFQGTVGVVRDRTELQQTRERLHQEQTRFSYLFDALPDPVVETELVDGEPVVRSANPAFAETFDLGDSSLSGRTIDSLLRGPDDSESTDPSLSAVADDESVQGELRRWTADGFRDFLFRAVPYQRGDGRQFAFGIYTDITEQRERQRRLEVLNRVLRHNLRNDMTVILGTAEELVGRADDEENRTLLRRLLRKAEGVVSLSDRAREIEAAVRRDPATTDSVSVPEIVESVVDELATEHPEATLRTDCDPVPPIADPRLRTALYETVENALEHNEVPTVSVDVTADAESVRIRIEDDGSGIPADELAVVTGDAEITQLTHGTGLGLWLITWLIESYGGTVTFENTAGTTVTLRVPHTDR, from the coding sequence ATGTCCGCTCTTCGCGTCCTCCACGTCAGACCCGCCGACTGGTCCGGTCCCGAGCTCGGTGACGACTTTGCGGTCACCGTCGTCCACGGGACCGACGGTGCTGACTTCGAGACGGCGAATCTGGACTGTGCCGTCGTCGAGGCGGCCCTCGGCGACGACGATGGGATCGACGCGCTGAGGGCACTGCGCGAGCGGGCTCCATCGCTGCCGGTCGTCCTCTGTACTGCGGTCGCCGACGGGACCGTTGGGGCTGCCGCCACGCGCCACGGCGTGACCGAGTACGTACCCCGAGACGGCGCGGTTCGCGTCGCCGATCGGGTGCGAGCCGTTGTCGCCGACCACACGTCCGACGATGCGTCCGCGCCCGAGTCGACGGGGAGGTCGGCGGCCGCCAGCGCCGGCATCTCGGAACGCGAGCAGCGCCGGCACGCGCTGACGGCGACCAACGAGGCACTGGAGTCACTCGCCACGCTTGCGTCGCGAAACGACCTCGAGCAGACGGAACGGATCCGCCAAGCCTTGGAGATCGGCCGCCAGCGTCTCGGACTCCCGCTCGGATACTTCACCCGGATCGACGGCTCGACCCAGCGGATCGAGGTGACGGCCGGTCGCTCTGATCTGGTCAGTGCGGGAATGTCGGCTCCCCTGTCGAAGACGTACTGTCGGCGGACGATCCAGCAGGACGGCCTGCTGACGATCGCAGACGCCGAGCAGGAAGGGTGGAGCGACGACTCGGCCTTCGAGAGCTTCGGCGTCTCCTGTTATCTCGGCGGGACCGTCGTCGTCGACGGCGAGACCTACGGTACGCTGTGTTTCGGCGCGACGGATCCCAGAGACCGGTCGTTTACCGACGCCGAGAAGCGCCTCGTCAACCTGCTCGTCGAGTGGGTCGGCAACGAGATCGAGCGCAACCAGCGAGAGACGGATCTCCGGCGATACGCCGACATCATCGAAGCCGTCGACGACGGCGTTTACGCGCTCGACGACGAGGGCCGCTTTACCCTGGTCAACGAGGCGATGACGGATCTCACGGGCTACGATCGCGAGACGCTGCTGGGTTCGCACACGGCCCGCATCAAGGACGACGGGACCGTCGACCGCGCCCAGTCGATCCTCGTGGAGATGCTCCGCGGGGTCCGATCCGACGAGGAGACGTTCGAGCTGTCGATCCAGCGCGCAGACGGGAGCGCCTTTCCCGCACAGGATCACATGACGATTCTGCGCGACGACGGCTCGTTCGCCGGGACTGCCGGCGTGATCCGCGACGTGACCGCACAGCGAGCCCGCGACGAGGCACTGGAGGGGCTATTAGAGACGACCCGATCGCTGATGGCCGCCCAGACACCGACGGAGGTCGCAGAGATCGTCGCCGGTGCCGCCAGCGAGACGCTGGGGTTCGAACTCAATCTGGTTCGACTGTACGATTCCGACGACGACACGCTCGTCCCGATCGCCAGAGCCGGCGACAGCGCCGACGAGATCGATCGGCCGATCCGGGACAGCGACGAGGGGTATCCCGGCGAGGCCTTCTCCACCGGGGAGACGCTCGTCGTCGACGACCTGAACGACCGGGCCGGCTACGACAGCGGGCCAGCGGCGTCGGCGATCTACCTCCCACTCGGCGAGTACGGGGTCTGTACGGTCGCCAGCACCGAGCCACGCGCCTTCGACGACAGCGACCGATCGATCGCCGAGATCCTCGCCTCGAACGCCGCCGCGGCGTTCGAGCGCGTCGATCGCGAACAGGAGCTGTTGCGCTACGAGACGGCCGTCGAGAACGTCAACGACATGCTCTACGTCCTCGACGAGGAAGGCCGATTCCAGCTGGTCACACAGCCGCTGGCGACGTACCTCGGCTTCGACCGGTCCGAACTTCTCGGGGCGCGCCCGGAGATCGTCCTCGACGACGCGACCATCGACCGGTTCGAAGCCGAGATCGGCTCGCTCCGCCGTGGAGACGCCGACCACGCCGACGTACAGACCGAGCTGTCGACGGCAGACGGCAACGATCGACCGGTCGAGATCGAGATCTCGCTCATCTCCGGCGAGGGGGCGTTCCAGGGAACCGTCGGCGTCGTTCGCGACCGGACGGAACTCCAGCAGACCCGCGAACGGCTCCATCAGGAACAGACTCGCTTTTCCTACCTCTTCGACGCGCTGCCGGATCCGGTCGTGGAGACGGAGCTGGTCGACGGCGAGCCGGTCGTTCGATCGGCCAACCCCGCGTTCGCCGAGACGTTCGATCTCGGCGACTCGTCGCTGTCGGGTCGGACGATCGATTCCCTGCTGCGGGGGCCGGACGACTCGGAGTCGACCGATCCCTCGCTGTCTGCGGTCGCCGACGACGAGTCCGTCCAGGGCGAACTCAGGCGCTGGACGGCCGACGGGTTCCGGGACTTTCTCTTCCGGGCGGTCCCCTATCAGCGGGGCGACGGCCGGCAGTTCGCCTTCGGTATCTACACCGACATCACAGAGCAGCGCGAGCGCCAGCGGCGACTCGAAGTCCTCAATCGCGTCTTGCGCCACAACCTCCGCAACGACATGACCGTCATTCTGGGGACGGCCGAAGAACTGGTCGGCCGGGCCGACGACGAGGAGAACCGAACGCTCCTCAGGCGACTCCTTCGAAAGGCCGAGGGCGTCGTCTCGCTGTCGGACCGGGCCCGCGAGATCGAGGCAGCCGTCCGCCGGGACCCCGCGACGACGGACTCCGTCTCGGTACCGGAGATCGTCGAGAGCGTCGTCGACGAACTCGCGACCGAGCACCCCGAGGCGACGCTCCGGACCGACTGCGATCCCGTTCCGCCCATTGCGGACCCGCGACTCCGAACGGCGCTGTACGAGACCGTCGAGAACGCCCTGGAACACAACGAGGTACCGACCGTCTCCGTCGACGTGACGGCCGACGCCGAGAGCGTCCGTATCCGGATCGAGGACGACGGCAGCGGCATTCCGGCGGACGAACTCGCCGTCGTCACCGGGGACGCAGAGATCACGCAACTGACGCACGGCACTGGCCTGGGCCTGTGGCTCATCACGTGGCTGATCGAGTCCTACGGCGGCACCGTGACCTTCGAGAACACCGCCGGGACGACCGTGACGCTCCGCGTGCCCCACACGGACCGCTGA
- a CDS encoding response regulator yields the protein MAIEVLIVDEDEDVLEITEAFLGRQEGLTVATESDPEAALERVRAGSFDAVVSDLTMPKLDGLELCQEIRASRPEIPFLVFTGRDEDDIDDGAAACPTAFVKKSTGTEQYATLAREIREAL from the coding sequence ATGGCAATCGAGGTCTTGATCGTAGACGAAGACGAAGACGTACTCGAGATCACCGAGGCATTTCTGGGGAGACAGGAGGGACTGACGGTCGCGACCGAGAGCGATCCGGAAGCGGCCCTGGAGCGGGTGCGTGCCGGTTCCTTCGATGCCGTCGTGAGCGACCTGACGATGCCCAAACTCGACGGACTCGAACTCTGTCAGGAGATCCGCGCGAGCCGACCGGAGATCCCGTTTCTGGTGTTTACCGGCCGCGACGAGGACGACATCGACGATGGGGCGGCCGCTTGTCCGACCGCGTTCGTCAAGAAGAGCACGGGGACCGAACAGTACGCGACCCTGGCCCGAGAGATCCGAGAGGCCCTGTAG
- a CDS encoding DUF7511 domain-containing protein, with protein MSLHGTRATACAGRSLALQATVVEYDDGPDRCTVSPRTVEEGERTTTWLSADQDVFEDLAAMR; from the coding sequence ATGAGCCTGCACGGCACCCGCGCGACGGCGTGCGCTGGTCGATCACTGGCGTTGCAAGCGACGGTCGTCGAGTACGACGACGGGCCGGATCGCTGTACGGTGTCGCCCCGGACAGTCGAGGAGGGTGAGCGAACGACCACCTGGCTGAGTGCCGACCAGGACGTGTTCGAGGACCTGGCCGCGATGCGGTGA
- a CDS encoding DUF7838 family putative zinc beta-ribbon protein yields the protein MAMDLEHYCPDCEEYRTFWKVASTTMHLGTKTKWHCEECDYGFVRIDGEVDTGATA from the coding sequence ATGGCGATGGACCTTGAGCACTACTGTCCCGACTGCGAGGAGTACCGGACGTTCTGGAAAGTCGCGAGTACGACGATGCACCTGGGCACGAAGACGAAGTGGCACTGCGAGGAGTGCGACTACGGATTCGTCCGCATCGACGGCGAAGTCGACACCGGCGCGACGGCCTGA
- a CDS encoding cob(I)yrinic acid a,c-diamide adenosyltransferase produces MTIYTGRGDQGQTDLRNMERVSKDSKRIEAYGTVDEVNALVGVVRPTGHDDIDEKLREIQNHLHVVQADFANPAPEDDDPQIGDRHVETLESFIDEADAELEQLTQFILPSGSEPGAKLHHARAVCRRAERRAVSFSAEEPVNETAIVYLNRLSDALFTLARLVNKREGVREENPDY; encoded by the coding sequence ATGACGATCTACACGGGTCGTGGCGACCAGGGCCAGACCGACCTCCGAAACATGGAACGGGTTTCGAAGGACAGCAAACGGATCGAAGCCTACGGCACCGTCGACGAGGTCAACGCGCTCGTCGGCGTCGTGCGGCCGACTGGCCACGACGACATCGACGAGAAGCTCCGGGAGATCCAGAACCACCTCCACGTCGTCCAGGCCGACTTCGCGAACCCCGCGCCGGAGGACGACGATCCACAGATCGGCGACCGTCACGTCGAGACCCTGGAGTCGTTCATCGACGAGGCCGACGCCGAACTGGAGCAGCTCACGCAGTTCATCCTCCCGTCGGGCTCCGAACCGGGCGCGAAACTCCACCACGCCCGGGCGGTCTGTCGGCGCGCCGAACGGCGGGCGGTCTCGTTCTCGGCCGAAGAGCCGGTCAACGAGACTGCGATCGTCTACCTGAACCGACTGTCGGACGCGCTCTTTACGCTCGCGCGGCTGGTCAACAAACGCGAGGGCGTCCGAGAGGAGAATCCCGACTACTGA